The segment CCAAAAGCTTGTTTTCCGCTTTTTTAAATGTCTTCTCATCATCCACATCAATCCAGTAATCATCTTTAATATTAAATGTTTTAGCCTTTCCCTTATTGGCTAGTACCCTTATTCCCCCTGAAAGGGAGCTATCGCCACTCTTTAAACTTTCTTCGATGGCGCTGAATATTGCCGGAGAACAAAGAAAAATCCCTGTATCATAAGCGTTATATTTCTTGATATTCTTTCCTATATCTAAAATCCTGTTGTCTTCGACAAGAACTTTGCTAACATCATTAACATCAGCAAGCTTATTGGTTTTAATGTTATAATCTACAGCCAGCATAACTTCGCCATCGGCTATTCTTTCATTCTTTAGTTTTACCAGTATCGATTCGTCAAAGATATGATCCCCCATCAAAAGAATAAAATTCTCATTTAATAGTTTTTTTGCTTTAAGAACTGATAAACCATTTTCCCTTTCCCATTCTTCATTTGTGATATGGCTTATATTTATATTTCTCCTCTGGCTAAATTTGTTAAGATATTTCCTTACCTTCTCCCCGTTGTATCCTGTTACCACATAGAAATCAGTAAGACCACTCTTCTTTGCGGTTAATATCACCCGTTCGATAAAGGATAATCCCAGGAGAGGAATAAGGGGTTTTGCATCGCCCAAAGTTTTTAATCTTTTTCCTCGTCCAGCAGCGATGAGCAGGCATTTCATCTTAATTCTCCCTCTTTCCGGCAATAAATTCCTCAGTCATCCTATACGCCTCATCATCAGTAAACTGTTGCGGTGGATGTTTCATGAAGTATGCAGAAGGTGAATACAAAACACCTCCCTGCCCTCTCTTAAAAGCCAGCTTACAACACCTAATCGCATCTATTGCCACCCCTGCAGAGTTGGGAGAATCTTCAACAGAAAGCCGCAATTCGAGGTTCATGGGAACATCGCCGAAAAGTTTACCTTCCATCCTGATAAAGCAAACCTTGTTGTCTTTCTGCCAGGGCACCCAATCACTGGGCCCAATATGTATATTTTCGTATTCCAGCCTTTCAGCAAGAACCGACTGTACCGCCTCGGTTTTTGACCTCTTTTTTGAGGCAAGTCTATCTCTGTTAAGCATGTTGAGGAAATCAGTATTGCCCCCTGTATTTAGCTGGTAAGTTCTTTCTAATTTTACTCCTCTTTTCTTGAACAAATCGGATAATGTTCTATGGGTGATAGTGGCACCAAGCTGGGCTTTTACATCATCACCTATTATCGGTATACCTTTTTCTTTAAATTTATTTGCCCACTCAGGATCGCTGGCTATAAAGACAGGTATATTATTTATAAATGCCATACCTGATTTAAGGGCGCAATCGGCATAGAGCCTTGTAGTTTCTTCAGAACCTACTGGAAGATAATTTAAAAGCATCTCTACCCCTGATTCTTTTAATACATTGATTATATTTTCTTTAGATGTTTCTTTTTCATCACTTAAAATGAATGTATACTTATCGTCATAATCTTTCATGTGGTTTGCAAAACCATCGAGTATTTTCCCCATTTTCACTTTCACATTTGCTTTAGGTACATTATTGCAAAATACTGTCGTACAGTTTGGAAGTTTAAATATAGCCTCAGACACATCCTTTCCCACTTTTCTTTTATCAATGTCAAAAGCAGCCACCACTTCGATATCGTATGGTTTGTAACCACCGATGTCCCAGTGCATTAATCCAATAGCTTCTTTGCTATTTTTATTTTTATAGTACTCAATACCCTGGAGTAACGAACTTGCGCAGTTACCAACTCCTACAATCCCTATTTTGATTTTGTCCATAAACAATTACCTCCTGTTTATTGTGTTCTGTAGACACCAAAATTTCACATAACGTCTGGACATTTACGAACCCCGATTCATCGTGGTTAGGCGAAGTGAATTCAGCTATAAGTCTGATACTTCTTTCTCTTGTTGTTTAAAATTCCCCCTAAGGAAAAAATAACTATCAGTTTAACCAGATAACGGAACTTTATTATGTGAGCAGTGAATATCTTCTTTGTTATCCTTAGCATAGCAGGAAAATTATAGTAGCTTCTACTTATACGATGTCTAATAGACCTCAATATTTCTAAGGGGTATTCTTCAGAACATATTATATTGCCCTCACCCACATAATACCCTCTGGACCTGGCGATGAATTCATTTAGAGGTGAATATTTCTCTGTCCTCAATAGACTGAGATTGATAGTATCCAATTTAAGCCTTTTAGCAAAAGGGGCAATCTCCAACATTTCTGACTCGCTCTCTCCTATACAGCCAACAATAAAATAGCCATGATTATAAAAATTTATCTTCCTGATCTCAGAAAAAGCCCTCTCAGCTAAAGCAACATCAAATCCTTTTTGCATTGTTTTTAAGGTTTTGTCTTGGGCTGATTCAATTCCTATTGAAAGTATCTTAAAGCCGGCTTGGAACATCTTCTTTAAGATTTGTGGGTACTTATAAATCTCAAGCCTTAAGGCAACCACAAATATCTTTTTAATACCTTCGGCAATTATCAAATTACAAATCTCTTCGACCCTGTTCATATCTGCAGCAAAATTGTCATCTACTACAAAGATGAACTCAGCATCAATAGTCTTTAACTCTTCAACAACAGAGCGCGCTGATCTTCCATTCCAACTTCTTTTCTGTCCTAAGGGATTATTAGTAAAAGTGCAGAATTTACAATTATAAGGACAACCCCTGGAGGTTGAAATAAAGTCCATGTTTAGACCTAGGTCGATATTTTTATATAAAAGCCTATAATTAACCCGCCTCATCTTTCTATTAGGATAGACAGCGTCGTTCAACGAAGAAAGGTCACGAGTTTTATTATGAATAATTCTGCCACCTTCACGGTAGGAAATGCCGCTAATCTCCCTAAGAGGAAGGCCTGAGGCTATATCCCAAATAATCTCCTCTCCATCTCCTCTAGCAATAATATCTATATTAGAAGCTGCTGCAAAAAGCTCCTCTACAGAAACCGTGGCATATCTTCCTCCCACAATGACCTTAATATTAGAAGGAATCCGGGTAATAATGTTTATAGCAGCCTCT is part of the bacterium genome and harbors:
- a CDS encoding CDP-alcohol phosphatidyltransferase family protein, giving the protein MKCLLIAAGRGKRLKTLGDAKPLIPLLGLSFIERVILTAKKSGLTDFYVVTGYNGEKVRKYLNKFSQRRNINISHITNEEWERENGLSVLKAKKLLNENFILLMGDHIFDESILVKLKNERIADGEVMLAVDYNIKTNKLADVNDVSKVLVEDNRILDIGKNIKKYNAYDTGIFLCSPAIFSAIEESLKSGDSSLSGGIRVLANKGKAKTFNIKDDYWIDVDDEKTFKKAENKLLDTLKKTSDGPVSRYLNRPISIRISKYLVKTNITPNFMSFFSFILAMLGAFFFFLGGYINLVIGGVLAQGASVIDGCDGEIARVKFQKTDFGGWFDAVLDRYADAFLLFGLTWYVYASDADWLTLVVGFLAIIGTFMNSYTADKYDGLMKEKLKEKAYWRSGRDVRIFILFLGCLINQPFFILLAIAFLTNIENVRRIIVLYKNE
- a CDS encoding inositol-3-phosphate synthase, with protein sequence MDKIKIGIVGVGNCASSLLQGIEYYKNKNSKEAIGLMHWDIGGYKPYDIEVVAAFDIDKRKVGKDVSEAIFKLPNCTTVFCNNVPKANVKVKMGKILDGFANHMKDYDDKYTFILSDEKETSKENIINVLKESGVEMLLNYLPVGSEETTRLYADCALKSGMAFINNIPVFIASDPEWANKFKEKGIPIIGDDVKAQLGATITHRTLSDLFKKRGVKLERTYQLNTGGNTDFLNMLNRDRLASKKRSKTEAVQSVLAERLEYENIHIGPSDWVPWQKDNKVCFIRMEGKLFGDVPMNLELRLSVEDSPNSAGVAIDAIRCCKLAFKRGQGGVLYSPSAYFMKHPPQQFTDDEAYRMTEEFIAGKREN
- a CDS encoding radical SAM protein — encoded protein: MSYYKNVLCVYPHQKGIPEKKYCPPIGLEYIATVLEGLVEKVTLIDMRFELNLDDFIEDDNIDLVCLSVNWDYQREAAINIITRIPSNIKVIVGGRYATVSVEELFAAASNIDIIARGDGEEIIWDIASGLPLREISGISYREGGRIIHNKTRDLSSLNDAVYPNRKMRRVNYRLLYKNIDLGLNMDFISTSRGCPYNCKFCTFTNNPLGQKRSWNGRSARSVVEELKTIDAEFIFVVDDNFAADMNRVEEICNLIIAEGIKKIFVVALRLEIYKYPQILKKMFQAGFKILSIGIESAQDKTLKTMQKGFDVALAERAFSEIRKINFYNHGYFIVGCIGESESEMLEIAPFAKRLKLDTINLSLLRTEKYSPLNEFIARSRGYYVGEGNIICSEEYPLEILRSIRHRISRSYYNFPAMLRITKKIFTAHIIKFRYLVKLIVIFSLGGILNNKRKKYQTYS